The following is a genomic window from Sedimenticola thiotaurini.
CCGCATCCTTAACGCCAGCAAGGGGCCGGCGGTGCGGGCGACCCGCGCCCAGGCGGACCGGGTGCGCTACAAGGCGGCCATCCGTTATGCCCTGGAGAACCAGCCCGACCTGGATCTGTTTCAGCAGGCGGTGGATGACCTGATCGTGGAGGGGGAGCGGGTCACTGGCGTGGTGACCCAGATGGGGCTCAAGTTCCGCGCCAACGCTGTGGTGCTCACCACCGGTACTTTTCTTGGTGGCCGTATCCATATCGGACTCAACAATTACGAAGGCGGCCGGGCCGGCGATCCCCCGGCCAATGCCCTCTCCCGGCGACTGCGGGAGCTACCGTTTCATGTGTCGCGGCTGAAGACCGGAACCCCACCCCGTATCGACAGCCGCACCATTGATTACAGCCAGCTGGCCGAACAGCCGGGGGATGACCCGGCGCCGGTGTTCTCGTTTCTGGGTTCCCGTGACGAGCATCCGCGCCAGGTGAGCTGCCACATCACCCATACCAATGAGCGCACCCACGAGATCATTCGCGGCGGCATGTCCCGCTCGCCCATGTATACCGGGGTGATCGAGGGGGTTGGTCCGCGCTACTGCCCCTCCATCGAGGACAAGGTGGTGCGCTTTGCCGACAAGAGCTCCCACCAGATCTTTATCGAACCGGAGGGGCTGGAGTGCAACGAGGTCTACCCGAACGGCATCTCCACCTCCCTCCCCTTTGATGTGCAACTGGCGTTGGTGCGCTCCATGGAGGGGTTTGCCGAGGCCCGTATCATGCGGCCCGGTTACGCCATCGAGTATGACTTCTTCGATCCCCGGGATCTGCGCCCCAGCCTGGAGACGCGTTTCATCGACGGGCTGTACTTCGCCGGTCAGATCAATGGCACCACCGGCTATGAGGAGGCGGCGGCCCAGGGGTTGCTGGCCGGACTCAATGCGGTACTGAAACTGCGTGACCAGGCGGCCTGGTGCCCGCGCCGGGATGAGGCCTATCTGGGCGTGCTGGTGGATGACCTGATCAGCAAGGGGACCCAGGAGCCCTACCGTATGTTCACCAGCCGGGCCGAGTTCCGCCTGCTGCTGCGGGAGGATAATGCCGACCTGCGCCTGACCGAGCAGGGTCGCCGGCTGGGGCTGGTGCCGGATGAGCGTTGGCAGCGCTTTGAACAGAAGCGCGAGGCGATCGAACAGGAGCAGCAGCGGCTGCGGGATATCTGGGTGCAACCCCGGACGCCCCTGGCCGAGCAGGTGACGGCGCTGTTTGACAGCCCCATCTCCAAGGAGACCCGGGCGCTGGATCTGCTGGCGCGGCCGGACGTGGATTACCAGCGGCTCTGCAGCCTGCCGGACCTGGGCCCGGCGCTGACCGATAACGAGGCGGCGGAGCAGCTGGAGATTCAGGCCCGTTATGCCGGTTATATCAAGCGCCAGCAGGTGGAGATCGAGCGTCTGCGGGCCAACGAAGCACTGAAACTGCCGGACAATTTTGACTATGCCAAGGTGCGCGGCCTGTCGGCGGAGGTGCGGGAGAAGCTGATCAAGCGACGCCCGGCCACGATCGGCCAGGCGAGCCGGATTCCCGGCCTGACTCCGGCTGCCATCTCCCTGCTGTTGATCCATCTGAAGCGTAAATCATGACCGAACACCTGACCCGCTGGCGGCACCAGCTGAGCGATGGCCTGCGGGCCATGGCCATCGACCTCTCCCTGGAGCAACAGCAGCAGTTGCTCGATTACCTCGGTCTGCTGCTGAAGTGGAACCGGGCGTTCAATCTGACCGCGATCCGCGATCCCGAGCAGATGGTCTCCCGCCAGCTGCTCGATAGCCTGTCGATCCTGCCCCTGCTGACCGGTGAACGGGTGCTGGATGTGGGCACCGGGCCGGGTCTGCCGGGCATTCCCCTGGCGGTGGCGCAACCCGACAGCCGCTTTGTGCTGATCGATTCGAACGGCAAGAAGACCCGCTTTGTCCAGCAGTCCCTGGTCACTCTCGGACTGCCCAATGTGGCAGTGGTGCGCACCCGGGTGGAGGCTTACCAGGCCGGGACCGGTTTTGACACCATTACGGCACGGGCCTTTGCCGCCCTGCCCAAGATGGTGCAGCTGACCCGGCATCTGCTGGCGGATCGGGGCCAGTTGCTGGCCATGAAGGGTACCGTGCCAAAAGACGAGATTGCCGAACTGGAGGCAGCGGGTTACCGGGTTGAAGTGGTGCCGTTGCGGGTGCCGGGGAGTGATGGTCAGCGCCACGCCCTGCGGGTGCGGGCGGGTCGGTCGGCTGAGTAAGCAATATTAATGGGCTGCGTTGATACGCAGTCGTTGGAGGATGAGATGCAGATCTGGGTCGACGCGGATGCCTGCCCCAACGTGATCAAGGAGATCCTGTTCCGGGCGGCAGAACGGATGAAGATAGCCGTTATTCTGGTGGCCAACCAGGCGATCAGAACCCCGCCCTCCCCCTATATCCGCTCCATTCAGGTGTCGGCCGGGTTCGACGTGGCGGATAACGAAATCATCCGCCAGGCAGAGGCCGGTGATCTGGTGATCACCGCCGATATCCCGCTGGCGGCCGGGGTGATCGACAAGGGTGCCTACGCCCTTAACCCCCGGGGTGAGCTGTATACCCGGGAGAATATCCGGGAACGGCTGGCGATGCGGAACTTTATGGATGAGTTGCGCAGCAGCGGCGTTAATACGGGCGGCCCGCCGGCCCTGGACAAGAGTGATCGTCAGGCCTTCGCAAATCAGTTGGATCGCTTCCTGGTGCGAGGCGGACCCTGAGTCGGTTGCCGGAACCCCCTACTCCAGGGTTTCGATATCGTTTCTGAGCTGATCCAGCTTGCGCTTCATCACCTTCTCCAGGTGATCGATATCGCTCAGGATGCGCTTTTTAAAATCGGCCACATTCTCTTCATGGTGCACCAGCTGGTCCAGTTCCTGGGTAAGCTTCAGCATGGTGGGGGATATTTCACTGACCTCTTTGTACTTGTGGGTACCGCTGTCCACCTGCACCATCTTTTTCGAGCGCCCGTGCCTGAACTTCATGCTGTGGGGGAACAGCTCGCCTTTCTTGCGTTTGAAGTAGATCTTCAGGATGTCTTCATCCCCCTCCTGCCGCAGGGTATAACGTTCGATCTGGTCGAGATCGCTAACGCCCAGCTCGTTTAAGGTTTCATACATGGATCAATCCTTGCCGTCGTGCGGCGTCTCCGGGACACGGGTCCCTTAAATATGCGTTAGTGCCCGGGGAACTGCAAGTCGATCGCTCCATTGGCTGCGGTTCATTCCTATGGCGGTCCGGTCATCCGGAAATGGGGTGGTTTGCTCCCAGTATAGGAGAGTGTATCCGGCCCGGATGGGCAATCCGGCTTGCCGTTGCGTAAACCGAAGAGTAATAATCTTCCGGGTCATCGGAATCCCGACAGAGAGGTGGGTATGACAACAACCGTGGCGGGTAAGTGCTGGCAGTGCGGAACTGAATTGTCGAAGTACGATTATGGTCGGGAGACCCTCTGTCTGAAGTGCGGCAAGCCGACCCGGGCGTGTCGAAACTGCCGCTGGTATGATCCGGCTTTCACCAACCAGTGCCGGGAACCCCAGGCGGATAAGGTGCTGGACAAGACCCGTGCCAACTACTGTGACTATTTCGAGGCGACCGCCGATCCCCGCTCGGAGAGCGACAGTGGAGCGGATTATCGCCAGGCAGCGGAAGCGCTGTTCAAGTAACACCGGGCACGGGGAGGCACCGACGGTGCAATCCGCATCACACAACGTCTGCTGATCGGGGCAAAGTTCGTACATCTGCCCCGCTTTCTGATATTCTGAGCGGCCCGCCAGGACAACCTGGGCGGGGGTTTTGGAAACCCGGCATGGCCGGGTACTAGCGCGGAAATGGGCTATGGGTCGAATAATCTGTGTCGCAAATCAGAAAGGTGGGGTTGGTAAAACCACCACGGCGGTTAATC
Proteins encoded in this region:
- a CDS encoding YaiI/YqxD family protein gives rise to the protein MQIWVDADACPNVIKEILFRAAERMKIAVILVANQAIRTPPSPYIRSIQVSAGFDVADNEIIRQAEAGDLVITADIPLAAGVIDKGAYALNPRGELYTRENIRERLAMRNFMDELRSSGVNTGGPPALDKSDRQAFANQLDRFLVRGGP
- the mnmG gene encoding tRNA uridine-5-carboxymethylaminomethyl(34) synthesis enzyme MnmG, with product MFYTDSYEVIVVGGGHAGTEAALAAARMGARTLLLSHNIETLGQMSCNPAIGGIGKGHLVKEVDALGGIMARATDQAGIQFRILNASKGPAVRATRAQADRVRYKAAIRYALENQPDLDLFQQAVDDLIVEGERVTGVVTQMGLKFRANAVVLTTGTFLGGRIHIGLNNYEGGRAGDPPANALSRRLRELPFHVSRLKTGTPPRIDSRTIDYSQLAEQPGDDPAPVFSFLGSRDEHPRQVSCHITHTNERTHEIIRGGMSRSPMYTGVIEGVGPRYCPSIEDKVVRFADKSSHQIFIEPEGLECNEVYPNGISTSLPFDVQLALVRSMEGFAEARIMRPGYAIEYDFFDPRDLRPSLETRFIDGLYFAGQINGTTGYEEAAAQGLLAGLNAVLKLRDQAAWCPRRDEAYLGVLVDDLISKGTQEPYRMFTSRAEFRLLLREDNADLRLTEQGRRLGLVPDERWQRFEQKREAIEQEQQRLRDIWVQPRTPLAEQVTALFDSPISKETRALDLLARPDVDYQRLCSLPDLGPALTDNEAAEQLEIQARYAGYIKRQQVEIERLRANEALKLPDNFDYAKVRGLSAEVREKLIKRRPATIGQASRIPGLTPAAISLLLIHLKRKS
- the rsmG gene encoding 16S rRNA (guanine(527)-N(7))-methyltransferase RsmG — protein: MTEHLTRWRHQLSDGLRAMAIDLSLEQQQQLLDYLGLLLKWNRAFNLTAIRDPEQMVSRQLLDSLSILPLLTGERVLDVGTGPGLPGIPLAVAQPDSRFVLIDSNGKKTRFVQQSLVTLGLPNVAVVRTRVEAYQAGTGFDTITARAFAALPKMVQLTRHLLADRGQLLAMKGTVPKDEIAELEAAGYRVEVVPLRVPGSDGQRHALRVRAGRSAE
- a CDS encoding DUF3461 family protein — translated: MYETLNELGVSDLDQIERYTLRQEGDEDILKIYFKRKKGELFPHSMKFRHGRSKKMVQVDSGTHKYKEVSEISPTMLKLTQELDQLVHHEENVADFKKRILSDIDHLEKVMKRKLDQLRNDIETLE